The genomic region CGAGGGCAGCCAGTCTTGGTAGGGACGACGTCAATTGAAGTGTCTGAGGCTATCGGCGAACAACTCAAAGCAACGGATATTCCTTTTGAGTTGCTGAATGCGAAACAGCATGAACGTGAGGCGCATATCATTGAGAATGCAGGCTGTTTAGGTGCAGTCACGATTGCAACGAACATGGCGGGGCGTGGGACAGATATTGTATTAGGCGGCAATTTGGAAGCCAAGCTACGCACCTTGGCAGAAAATAACCCAGAAGGGGTGGATGATAAGACAATGGCTGAAGTAAAAGCCAAGTGGCAACAAGACCACGATGCCGTTGTTGCGGCAGGTGGTTTGCGTATTATTGGTACAGAACGCCACGAATCACGACGAATTGATAATCAGTTGCGCGGACGTGCGGGGCGACAAGGCGACCCTGGTTCGTCTAAATTTTATTTATCACTCGATGATAGCCTGATGCGTATTTTTGCTTCACCCAAGATGGCGGGCATGATGCAAAAATTGGGGATGACCGAGGATGAAGCCATTGAACACCGTATGATTTCTAATGCAATCGAAAATGCCCAGCGTAAGGTCGAGGCACATAACTTTGATGCACGTAAAAATTTGATTGAATACGATGATGTTTCAAACGAACAGCGTAAGGTTATCTATCAGCAACGAAATGAAATTATGGAGTCAGAGAGCGTTGCTGACATGCTGGTTGATTTACGAGAATCTGCGGTCGGTGCGATGGTCGATAATTACTTGCCACCTGAGGCGATGCCGTCTCAATGGGATAAGCAAGGGCTAGAAAACGCCGTCATGGCCGATTATGGTTTGTCGCTAACGGTGGATGACCTCATTGCAGAAAACCCGCAATTGACCACAGAAGAAATTAAAAGTTGGTTGATGGATACACTGTCTGCCAATTATGATCAAAAAATGGAAAATGCCGATGCGAATTGGCGACAAGCTTTTGAACGGGTCATGAGTCTGCGGATTTTAGACGAGCAGTGGCGTGCGCATTTGCAGAGCATGGACTACTTAAAGCAAGGGATTATGCTGCGAGCGAGTCGTGCGCAAAAAGACCCGCGTCAAGAATACAAGCGTGAAGCATTTTATGTGTTTCAATCGTTTTTAGATAAGGTTGCCGAGCATATCACACAGTTTTTTGCCAAAGTCCAATTTAGAGAACAGCCCATCGCCGCAGAAGCGATGAAGGATGAGAAAACACTGGAAAACGCCGCATACCAGCACCCAGAGGCGGACGGGTTGGCGGATAGTTCAAACCAAGCGAGTGAGCTTGATCAGGCGGCGCAATCCGCATCAGAATACCCAAAAGTGGGCCGTAATGAACTGTGCCCCTGTGGCTCAGGTAAGAAATACAAACATTGCCACGGGCGCTTAGCGTAGTGTGTGGCAGTGTGTGCTTAGTAGCGTGTGCTTAGACTAATGTGTTAGTCTAGCGCATTAGGCTGGTGCACTGAGTTGGTGTGTTGGGCTAGCGAACGCATAAAAAAACGCCACCAACCGTGGCGTTTTTTTATGCGTGGAGCCGTATCAATCAATATCAATCAATTACTTGGCGTATGGTTGGCGTATGGGGACTGCCTTGCGTTAGCTGAGCTGGATACGTGATACTTTGACGTTGTTAAAGCCGTTCTGTGAAAACTCGTCTAAATAGTCATTTTGTCGTGCAATAAAGGTGTCGATAAACGCGGGGTCAAACTCTCCAGACTCGCTGGGTTGTGGCATACCATGTTTTTCGCTGGCATCGCGCAGGCTGAGTTGTTGAGATAGTACATCAGCCGCGGCATATTCGTTGTAGCTTTTGAGTAGGTATAGCGGACTGTCTTCACTGCCTGACATGATGTCGGCATTGGGGAAAATCATATCGGTTGCATCGTCTTGGTCGAATGACTCAGGCATACTGCTTGATTGTGCCTGTTGATAGATTTTTTGGATTAATTCGTGCATGTTTTCTGCTTTGGAAATGGCATTGTCGCTGGCTTGCGTGAGGATATAGCCTGACATGGTGAGCATTTCTATGAGGGTCTGGGTTTCTTGTTCATTGAGTTCTAGTTTCATTGCGTTGGTATCCTGTGTAATGTGAGTTAAGGGTTAGCGACCTTGGGGTTAGCGACCTTACCTTTATAAATAGGGTGGTTGCCTGAATTTTCAAGCCAATTTTTGACCTGATTTTTAAGCCAATTTTCAGCCCGTTTGTGCAAATGGTAACACACCCGAGGTGATTTGTTCCATCACCCATTCGCCTAAATAGCCTAAATCATGCAGCTGGATATGCGGGTTAGCGTGTTGGAATGCGGTCATCATAGCAGGGACATCTTGGTTAACGTGTTGCCCGTTGGTTAGAAAGTAATGAAAAACGTCAATATGTTGAAACCCGTCGAGTTGTATTTGATTGAGGGCGCTAGGGATGCTGGGTTTTTCGCAGTCGAGAAAGCCCACATAAACCGCTGAATAGTGTTCTGAAAAGCGGGGGTGTTGTTGTATTTTGTTACAGACACTGCGAATTTCTTCGTTGGCACTGGCGAGACGGCTGCCGTGTGCCGTAATGAGTAATGCTTTGTGATTACTTTGATTGCTTTGATTATTTTGTTTCTCATTGTGTGCATTATTTGTATTCATGGTATCTCCGTCTTATCTTTATCAATAGTATAAAGAAAAAACCGCAAACGCGACAACGTTCGAGCGGAATTGCCCGCAATTTAACGGCGTTTAGTATAGCCAAATCGTCTAAGAATAATAAAGACTAAGATAGTCCAATTGGTTGTTTTTGTCGTGAATCAACATCCGCTATGCTAACGATTAATTAGACGATTAACGTAGTGATTAATGCGGTGATTAATGCGGTGATTAATGCGGCGATTAACTTGAATAGGAAGTAATACGATGACAGTGACTATTGTTGGTGCAGGCCCTGGGAATCCAGACTATTTAACCTTGCGGGGTTACCAGTGTTTGCAACGTGCTGAGGTGATTTTATACGATGCGTTAATTGATTTTTCAGGATTTAAAGCCTTGTTTCCAGTGTCAGCAAAAACCCTATTTGTTGGTAAGCGATACCAACAACATGCAATGACGCAGGCTGAAATTAATACACGGTTAATCGATTATGCGCACCAAGGGAAGTCTGTGGTGCGGCTCAAAGGGGGCGATGGATTTGTTTTTGGGCGTGGCGGAGAAGAAGCACTGGCCTTAAAGGCGGCAGGCATTGCATTCGAAATTGTGCCAGGGATGTCGGCCCTTAATGCCGTGACTGGGTTAGCGGGTATTCCAGTCACGCACCGTGGCGTATCGAATCAATTGATTGTCGTAGAAGGGGCGAGTTTGCTGAAAAAAACAACACAGCATTGGCGGTATTATGCGAATTGCGATGGTACTTTGTTGATTTATATGGGGTTGAGGTGCGCAAACGCCATCGCGACCAAATTAATTGCACATGGCGCGCCGAGAGTAACACCCGTTGCTATCGTGCTAAATGGTTCGATGGCGAATCAGCAAACGCTGCGCTACACCTTAGAGACGCTCGCGCAAGCAAGTATTGAAGACGATATCGCAGAAGATCTTAGCAGCGCCCCTGGGTTGATTGTTATCGGTGACGTAGCGGCGATGGCGTTAGCAAGTGAACGCGGGTTGATGTCTCGTATTCCCGCAGGTTTGCTGGCACGCGCACCTGTAAATTGGTCGAGTGTTGGTGGTATTCAGAGGGTTGTTTTTTAGTCTGTGGTAAAAAAGCGCGAAAAAGGGGCAGTGAAAGGGGCAGTGGCAATGAAAGAAAGTAAAATAGAAATTATTAAACGAGAATCATTGGGGTTGCGTGGGAATATCGCGAATGAGCTGGCTAATGATCGTGACCAATTTGATAGTGCGACGTGTGATTTATTAAAAACGCATGGTATTTACCAGCAAGATGATCGAGATAGTAGACAGGAAAAGGCGCGCCAAGGTAAAAATCGTGAGTTTTCTTTGATGATTCGTGGACGTATTCCTGGTGGCAGGCTTTCTGCATCGCAATATTTGGCGTGGGATGCGGTGGCCAATCGTTTTGCAAAAGACCAATCTTTGCGTGTGACAACACGCCAAAGTTTACAGTTGCATGGTGTGCTAAAACGTGAGCTAAAGCAAACGATTGCCGAGATTAATGCGGTGTTGATAACGACGCAGGGTGCCTGTGGCGATGTGGTTCGAAATGTCACTCAGGCAGAAAATCCTTGGCAAGACCCCCGTATTTCTCAGTTGGACCGATTTGTGGTGGCATTGTCCAATCATTTTTTAGCCAAAACAAATGCCTACCATGAAATATGGTTAAATAAAAAACAGGTGCTGAACGAACAGGTAGTAAACGGGCAAGTAGTAAACGGACAAACCAAGGACGCTGATAATGAAACGTTTTATGGTGATACGTATTTGCCACGAAAATTCAAGATAGCAATGACGGTCGTGGGCAATAATTCAGTCGATATTTATAGTAATGACATGGGTTTTGCAGCGACATTTGATGATGGCAATCAGCTGGATGGTTTTTTTCTGTTTGTCGGTGGTGGCATGGGGATGACGCACAATAAAGTAGAAACTTTCCCTCGTGTTGCCGACTGTTTGGGCTGGTTTTCGGTGACGAATTTGATTGCCGTGGCAGAGGCGGTTGTTGCTATTCACCGTGATTTTGGAGACCGTGCTAACCGAAAGCATGCAAGGCTAAAGTATGTGATAGCCGAAAAAGGTATCGATTGGATGCGCGGGCAAGTTGAGGCGCGAAGTCAAACGCAGTTGTTGGATTTGCCACTGCCTACATGGAAAAGCCCATCGGTGCTCGGCTGGCATTTGATGCCAGATGGGTATTGGGCTTATGGCTTACACTTAACTGCAGGGCGTATTATTGATTGTCAGAGCAGACGGTTAAAGTCTGCTATCGCGGCATTGGTAGCCGAATATACGCTGGATATCCAGTTGTGTGCGGATCAAAATATATTACTACTCGGCATTCGGGATAAAGCCGCCGCACAGTCGATACTCGAATATTTTGGTGTACGGGAAAGCCAGATTACTGCGTTAGACCAGCGTGCGCTGGCGTGTGTCGCGCTGCCGACGTGTGGCTTGGCGCTAAATGAAGGTGAGCGCGTATTACCCAAGTATTTATCCCTAATTAACGCGCAACTCGAAAAGTACGGGCTGAGTGCGCGCGCACCTGTTTTTCGCATGACAGGGTGCGCCAATGGTTGTGCAAGACCCTACACGGCTGAAATCGCCTTGGTCGGGCGTAGTAAGCAAACCTATTCTCTGTTTGGTGGTGGCTGTGCAGAGGGGACAAAATTGGCGGCGCTGCTTGTTGATAATTTGGATGAAAATCAAATAATAACGGCTTTGGACAAATTGTTTTATTGCTGGCGGCAGCAAAGCAATGAAAGCGAAAGACTGGGTGATTTTATTCGCCGCTTGGGATTTGAACAAATACGTGCGCAGTTAATCGATGCTCAACAAACAGAAAAGAATAAAAAAACCAAAACGAGGAGACGGCGTAATGAATGAGCGCTTGCAACAAACGATTCAACTCGATGAAATAAATGCCACGTTAGTCCATCAGACGGCACAAGAGCGGATTGCGTGGGCAGTAAAACAGTCAGAGAACTTACTGCTGACCACCAACTTTTCACCGTTTGAGGCCGTGTTGTTGCATATGGTGACGCAAATAAAACCAGCGGTTGATGTGTTATGGGTGGATTCAGGCTATAACGTGGCCGCGACGTATCAGTTAGCCCAAGCACTGCAAAAGCGGTTACCGCTTAAGCTTCATGTGGTGACACCTGAAATGACAGTGGCGCGCTATGCCGCGTTGAATGGCGGTGTGCCTGAGATCGATGATGCGCGACACGATGAATTTACTCAGCTGTTTAAAATTGCGCCATTTAATGCGTTTTTAGCGGCTTATCAGCCTGACTTTTGGCTAACGGCCATTCGTCAAGAGCAAACGGATTATCGCGCGGGGTTGTCTCCTGTATCGGTCACGGCGCAGGGTATTGTCAAAGTAGCGCCTTTGATTGATTGGAAAACAGCGCAACTACAGGCGTACTTAACGACTCATGATCTACCCAATGCGCTGACTTATTATGACCCAACCAAAGGACCAGCAAGGCGCGAATGTGGGCTACATTTGCAATAGCGAGACTTGGTTATGTTGCCTGCAATGATTTATGGCAATGGTGTCTGGCAATGGTGTCTGGCAATAGTGTCTGGCAATGGTGTCCGACAAAAACAATACACGTAGTTGAGGTAATAAATAATGTCAAATCGTGAAAATCAGCATGGGAATCAGCATGGAAATCAGCATGAAAGCCAGTCCATTATTGGGCGACAGCACAATCAGCCGCAAAGCGTGGTCGGATTCGGCGTGGTGCAAAATAGGTGCGCAAACACACAGCCGCAGCCTCAGATGCCGCCTCAGACGTCGCCTCAGCCAATGCCAGTCAGGACGCATTTGCAACAGCTAGAAGCCGAAGCTATTTTTATTTTACGAGAAGTCGTCGCCGAATTTAAAAACCCCGTGATGTTGTATTCGGCGGGCAAGGATTCGGCGGTGTTATTGCATTTGGCAAAAAAAGCCTTTTACCCTGGCAGTATTCCGTTTCCTTTGTTGCATGTGGATACGAATTGGAAATTCCCTGAAATGATTCAGTTTCGCGATGCAACCGCAGCAGAATTAGGTGTGGAACTCATTGTGCACAAAAACCCCGAAGGGTTGGCCATGAATATCAACCCATTTGTCCATGGCAGCCAGCGGCATACCGATATGATGAAAACACAAGGGCTGAAACAAGCCCTAGACAAATATGGGTTTGATGCGGCTTTTGGGGGTGCTCGTCGAGACGAAGAAAAATCACGTGCTAAAGAGCGCATTTATTCGTTTCGTGATAAGCATCACCGCTGGGATCCCAAAAATCAGCGTCCAGAATTATGGCGACTGTACAACGCACGTATCAATACGGGTGAAAGTATCCGCGTGTTCCCGTTATCCAATTGGACAGAGCTAGATATTTGGCAATATATTTATTTAGAGAATATTGCCTTGGTCTCGCTGTATTTTGCCAAAAATCGACCCGTGGTTGAGCAGGCCGATGGCACGTTAATTATGGTGGCTGATGAACGAATGTCTATCGTCGGTAAACAGGTCGAGCAACGCTGCGTGCGCTTTCGTACGCTGGGGTGCTATCCGTTAACGGGTGCGATTGAATCCAGTGCAACAACCGTGCCACAAATTATTCAAGAAATGTTGGTCAGTAAAACGTCAGAACGGCAAGGACGTACGATTGATAAAGATGACGTTGCAGCAATGGAAAAAAAGAAAATCGATGGCTATTTCTAAGCAAAGTAAAAAAACAACGCAAAAAAACAACGCAAAAAAACGAGGACAAGATGAAGACTCAATCATCACAGCAATCGGCTGACAAAGCAAGCAAACAAGAAGCAAACAAACGAGAAACAAGCGAACGAAAAGAGAATCACCGCGTAGAAATCAGTGCAGAGCAGGCTGCCGAAGCGGAGATTGAGGTCTATCTACGCCAGCATCAAGCCAAAGACATGCTGCGATTTTTAACGTGTGGTAGTGTGGATGATGGTAAGTCAACCTTGATAGGGCGTTTGCTCTATGACAGTCAGGCGATATTCGAAGACCAGTTAGCAGCAATTACCCGACAGCCCAAGCGATACATCAAGCAGCAGGTCAAGCAACAGGCCGATGAGGCTAACCAAGCGGCGTTGTCTGCAACGCAAGCGGTAACGCAAACGGCAACGATTGATTTGGCCAGTTTGGTCGATGGGCTGCAGTCCGAGCAAGCACAAGGCATCACCATCGATGTCGCGTACCGCTACTTCACCACGGATAAACGTAAATTTATTATTGCGGATTGCCCAGGACATGAAGAATATACTCGCAATATGGTCACTGGCGCATCTCATTGTGATGCGGCGATTGTCATCATTGATGCCCGCAAAGGAATACAAACACAAACGCGGCGGCATAGTTATTTGTGTGATTTATTGGGTATCAAGCAACTCATTGTTGCGGTTAATAAGATGGATTTGATTGATTACGACAAGACGCAGTATGATAAAATTTGTGAGGATTATCAACTGGCGGCTAGGGCGTTTCGGTTTGAGTCAATCGTTTTTATCCCAGTCAGTGCGTTGTTAGGCGATAATGTGGTAGCGCCTACCTGCCACATGCCTTGGTACGGTGGTCTGCCTTTGTTAGCGACGTTAGAAAGTATTCCGCTGGCTAAGCAATCAACCAAAGCGCCGTTACGATTTCCTGTGCAGTGGGTGTCGCGTCCGCATGCGGATTTTCGTGGCTATGCAGGCACAGTTGCCAGTGGACGGGTTGGTGTCGGCGATGTGGTGCAAAATGTTACCTCTGGTCAACAGGCGCATATTGCAAGCATTGTTACCTATGCAGGAGAGCAGCCCTATGCTTATCAGGGCGATGCAATCACGCTGACGCTGTCCAATGAATTGGATGTAACGCGGGGTGATATGCTGGTTCATGCCGATGATATTGGTGCTGATGATATTGATACCAATGACAAGGTCGGTATCAGTAATCAGTTTATCGTGGACTTGGTGTGGCTGGCTAAGCAATCGATTCGGCTCGGCCAATGGTATTGGTTGAAAATTGGCAGTAAATTAGTGACGGCTAAAATCACCGAATTGCAAACAGAGGTCGATGTCAATCAACAGCAGGTAAAACCATTTGCCGCGCAGGCGACATCCACGTTAAACCGAATTTTTACGGCAAAAATTGCGTTAGTTGAGTCGATTGGTGTCGATGCTTACGACACGATTCCAGCGACGGGAAGCGCCATTTTGATTGATCGCCAAACCCATGCTACCGTTGCCGCGGTCATGGTGCGAGAAGTGCTAGCAACGGATGAAGCCGAGTTAAATGCAACGGATAGTTTTGAGCAAGCCCTAGCAGAATTAATTACGCGCTATTATCCGCATTGGGATGAAAAAGCAATTGCCCAATTTAAATCCGCCTTGGCGCAGTGGGACTGTCGGTTGTAGTCCGATCGTTGTTCGGCTGTCGTTTGACCGTCGTTAGTATCGCCATTAGTATCGCCATTAGTATCGCCATTAGTATCGCCATTAGTATCGCCATTAGTATCGCCATTAGTATCGCCATTAGTATCGTCGTGGGCAATGACTATTTCCAATTTGCTATTTGCTATTTGTAATAGCTGCTAACGAAAGGTTTTAGCCATCAAGGTTAGACGGTTTTTTTGATAAATTAGTTTGTGTCTAGGCGGGGCGGTGTTACAATACGCTAGGTTAATTTGAAGTTGCTTTTTAGCAATGATGTAGACGAACTTTTTTAACATTGATCCAATTTAAATAAGGTTTTAAAAAATGATTACAACAGAACAGAAACAAACGATTATTAATGAATTTGGCAAAGATGCCAAAGATACTGGCTCACCTGAGGTTCAGGTGGCGCTATTAACGCATCGTATTAATGACTTACAAGATCACTTTAAGTCGCACAAAAAAGACCATCACTCGCGTCGCGGGTTGATTTCGATGGTTAATGCGAGACGCAAGCATCTAACTTA from Ostreibacterium oceani harbors:
- the rpsO gene encoding 30S ribosomal protein S15, with the translated sequence MITTEQKQTIINEFGKDAKDTGSPEVQVALLTHRINDLQDHFKSHKKDHHSRRGLISMVNARRKHLTYLRKKDVDRYQALIAKLGLRK
- the cysD gene encoding sulfate adenylyltransferase subunit CysD; translated protein: MPVRTHLQQLEAEAIFILREVVAEFKNPVMLYSAGKDSAVLLHLAKKAFYPGSIPFPLLHVDTNWKFPEMIQFRDATAAELGVELIVHKNPEGLAMNINPFVHGSQRHTDMMKTQGLKQALDKYGFDAAFGGARRDEEKSRAKERIYSFRDKHHRWDPKNQRPELWRLYNARINTGESIRVFPLSNWTELDIWQYIYLENIALVSLYFAKNRPVVEQADGTLIMVADERMSIVGKQVEQRCVRFRTLGCYPLTGAIESSATTVPQIIQEMLVSKTSERQGRTIDKDDVAAMEKKKIDGYF
- a CDS encoding sirohydrochlorin chelatase, with amino-acid sequence MNTNNAHNEKQNNQSNQSNHKALLITAHGSRLASANEEIRSVCNKIQQHPRFSEHYSAVYVGFLDCEKPSIPSALNQIQLDGFQHIDVFHYFLTNGQHVNQDVPAMMTAFQHANPHIQLHDLGYLGEWVMEQITSGVLPFAQTG
- a CDS encoding sulfate adenylyltransferase subunit 1 gives rise to the protein MKTQSSQQSADKASKQEANKRETSERKENHRVEISAEQAAEAEIEVYLRQHQAKDMLRFLTCGSVDDGKSTLIGRLLYDSQAIFEDQLAAITRQPKRYIKQQVKQQADEANQAALSATQAVTQTATIDLASLVDGLQSEQAQGITIDVAYRYFTTDKRKFIIADCPGHEEYTRNMVTGASHCDAAIVIIDARKGIQTQTRRHSYLCDLLGIKQLIVAVNKMDLIDYDKTQYDKICEDYQLAARAFRFESIVFIPVSALLGDNVVAPTCHMPWYGGLPLLATLESIPLAKQSTKAPLRFPVQWVSRPHADFRGYAGTVASGRVGVGDVVQNVTSGQQAHIASIVTYAGEQPYAYQGDAITLTLSNELDVTRGDMLVHADDIGADDIDTNDKVGISNQFIVDLVWLAKQSIRLGQWYWLKIGSKLVTAKITELQTEVDVNQQQVKPFAAQATSTLNRIFTAKIALVESIGVDAYDTIPATGSAILIDRQTHATVAAVMVREVLATDEAELNATDSFEQALAELITRYYPHWDEKAIAQFKSALAQWDCRL
- a CDS encoding phosphoadenosine phosphosulfate reductase domain-containing protein, which codes for MNERLQQTIQLDEINATLVHQTAQERIAWAVKQSENLLLTTNFSPFEAVLLHMVTQIKPAVDVLWVDSGYNVAATYQLAQALQKRLPLKLHVVTPEMTVARYAALNGGVPEIDDARHDEFTQLFKIAPFNAFLAAYQPDFWLTAIRQEQTDYRAGLSPVSVTAQGIVKVAPLIDWKTAQLQAYLTTHDLPNALTYYDPTKGPARRECGLHLQ
- a CDS encoding NADPH-dependent assimilatory sulfite reductase hemoprotein subunit produces the protein MKESKIEIIKRESLGLRGNIANELANDRDQFDSATCDLLKTHGIYQQDDRDSRQEKARQGKNREFSLMIRGRIPGGRLSASQYLAWDAVANRFAKDQSLRVTTRQSLQLHGVLKRELKQTIAEINAVLITTQGACGDVVRNVTQAENPWQDPRISQLDRFVVALSNHFLAKTNAYHEIWLNKKQVLNEQVVNGQVVNGQTKDADNETFYGDTYLPRKFKIAMTVVGNNSVDIYSNDMGFAATFDDGNQLDGFFLFVGGGMGMTHNKVETFPRVADCLGWFSVTNLIAVAEAVVAIHRDFGDRANRKHARLKYVIAEKGIDWMRGQVEARSQTQLLDLPLPTWKSPSVLGWHLMPDGYWAYGLHLTAGRIIDCQSRRLKSAIAALVAEYTLDIQLCADQNILLLGIRDKAAAQSILEYFGVRESQITALDQRALACVALPTCGLALNEGERVLPKYLSLINAQLEKYGLSARAPVFRMTGCANGCARPYTAEIALVGRSKQTYSLFGGGCAEGTKLAALLVDNLDENQIITALDKLFYCWRQQSNESERLGDFIRRLGFEQIRAQLIDAQQTEKNKKTKTRRRRNE
- the secA gene encoding preprotein translocase subunit SecA translates to MIGKLASKIVGSRNDRFIKSLTKKVNAINALESKMQALSDEDLQAKTTAFKSRIAAGETLDDLLVEAFAVCREAAIRTIGLRHYDVQLIGGIVLHMGKIAEMRTGEGKTLVATLAVYLNALSGNGVHVVTVNDYLARRDAEQMGKLYEFLGLTTGVCVGQMPIEEKIAAYECDVIYGTNNELGFDYLRTNMALDVESRLQKTLNFAIIDEVDSILIDEARTPLIISGPVDQDNDIYRRLNNIVPHLHKQTDDSAAGDFTVDEKDKSVGLTDDGHDKVERLLRDAGLLTAEESIYNPANIRLFHHLNACLRAHNLYHKDDHYIVSNGEIVIVDEFTGRTMPGRRWSEGLHQAIEAKEGVEIQSENQTLASITFQNFFRQYDKLAGMTGTADTEAAEFQQIYDLETIVVPTNLPVRRADEADAVFLNTKGKFGAVVEDIIDSHKRGQPVLVGTTSIEVSEAIGEQLKATDIPFELLNAKQHEREAHIIENAGCLGAVTIATNMAGRGTDIVLGGNLEAKLRTLAENNPEGVDDKTMAEVKAKWQQDHDAVVAAGGLRIIGTERHESRRIDNQLRGRAGRQGDPGSSKFYLSLDDSLMRIFASPKMAGMMQKLGMTEDEAIEHRMISNAIENAQRKVEAHNFDARKNLIEYDDVSNEQRKVIYQQRNEIMESESVADMLVDLRESAVGAMVDNYLPPEAMPSQWDKQGLENAVMADYGLSLTVDDLIAENPQLTTEEIKSWLMDTLSANYDQKMENADANWRQAFERVMSLRILDEQWRAHLQSMDYLKQGIMLRASRAQKDPRQEYKREAFYVFQSFLDKVAEHITQFFAKVQFREQPIAAEAMKDEKTLENAAYQHPEADGLADSSNQASELDQAAQSASEYPKVGRNELCPCGSGKKYKHCHGRLA
- the cobA gene encoding uroporphyrinogen-III C-methyltransferase produces the protein MTVTIVGAGPGNPDYLTLRGYQCLQRAEVILYDALIDFSGFKALFPVSAKTLFVGKRYQQHAMTQAEINTRLIDYAHQGKSVVRLKGGDGFVFGRGGEEALALKAAGIAFEIVPGMSALNAVTGLAGIPVTHRGVSNQLIVVEGASLLKKTTQHWRYYANCDGTLLIYMGLRCANAIATKLIAHGAPRVTPVAIVLNGSMANQQTLRYTLETLAQASIEDDIAEDLSSAPGLIVIGDVAAMALASERGLMSRIPAGLLARAPVNWSSVGGIQRVVF